One window from the genome of Prosthecobacter fusiformis encodes:
- the obgE gene encoding GTPase ObgE, with product MFVDQIKVYARAGKGGDGSMHFHRGKFRPKGGPDGGDGGKGGDIILLVDSSTNSLRQYFFNAKLIAEDGHKGGGNMCSGISADEVIYKVPSGTVISKVIEEEDPETGEMVTRYEPYADLTEVGQRFTLCKGGKGGKGNVHFKTSTHQAPREFTPGEDGDEGYFHFELRSIADAGFVGFPNAGKSTMLSKLSAAKPKIANYPFTTLQPMVGVIHFGDHRRGTLADIPGLIEGAHQNIGLGHDFLRHIMRCRILLFVVDAAGTEGRDPVEDLETVRKEVSLYSKELSKRPWHILANKIDVEGAEENVERLKERFKRVRIFPVSAETGLGLDKLRDFLDKKIGQRFEVLK from the coding sequence ATGTTTGTTGATCAAATCAAAGTCTATGCCCGCGCCGGTAAAGGTGGGGATGGGAGTATGCACTTTCACCGGGGCAAATTTCGCCCCAAAGGCGGCCCTGACGGGGGGGATGGAGGCAAGGGAGGAGATATCATCCTGCTTGTGGACTCCAGCACCAACAGTCTGCGCCAGTACTTCTTCAATGCCAAGCTCATCGCCGAAGATGGACACAAGGGCGGTGGAAACATGTGCTCTGGCATCAGTGCGGATGAAGTGATCTATAAAGTACCCAGTGGAACCGTGATTTCAAAAGTCATTGAGGAGGAAGATCCCGAGACAGGCGAAATGGTGACCCGCTACGAACCCTATGCGGACCTCACGGAAGTGGGACAACGCTTCACCCTGTGCAAGGGCGGCAAGGGCGGCAAAGGGAATGTCCACTTCAAAACCAGTACCCACCAGGCTCCACGGGAATTTACCCCTGGTGAAGACGGAGATGAAGGCTACTTCCACTTTGAACTTCGCAGCATTGCTGATGCGGGTTTTGTCGGCTTTCCGAATGCGGGCAAGTCCACGATGCTATCCAAGCTAAGCGCGGCCAAGCCAAAGATTGCGAACTATCCTTTTACCACCCTGCAACCCATGGTGGGAGTGATTCACTTTGGCGACCATCGCCGGGGAACCTTGGCAGACATTCCTGGACTCATCGAAGGTGCTCACCAGAATATCGGTCTGGGCCACGATTTCCTGCGTCACATCATGCGCTGCCGCATCCTGCTCTTCGTAGTCGATGCCGCCGGCACGGAAGGTCGCGACCCCGTGGAAGACCTGGAAACAGTGCGCAAGGAAGTGTCGCTGTACTCCAAGGAACTCTCCAAGCGCCCCTGGCATATCCTGGCCAACAAGATCGACGTGGAAGGTGCCGAGGAAAACGTGGAGCGTCTTAAAGAGCGCTTCAAGCGCGTGCGAATCTTTCCCGTCTCTGCTGAGACTGGACTCGGCCTGGATAAGCTGCGCGACTTCCTGGATAAGAAAATCGGCCAGCGTTTTGAAGTGCTGAAATAA
- a CDS encoding efflux RND transporter periplasmic adaptor subunit yields MESTPLTFKKLPFSFYDMHLYPPVLVTISLAAFLAACSPSKDSDASADKRPPPAVPVVAATVEQKAVPVQLMAIGNVRAKSTVAVKPRVTGQIAKVFFNEGEDVKEGDILAKLDPAPFEVVLAQAKARLAQAQTQADIAKKQADRYANLSQSGGVSREEVDNFKSSADAARSNTEAAAAMVKEAELQLSFCTVLSPITGRAGRRAVDAGNVVKADETDLVVINQLRPIEVIFSVPEQHFTDIQSYMSRGELKVTITPSGSTAKEIPGVLSFVDNAIKPTTGTLEVKATMPNEDLALWPGQYGEIALTLTTQADAIVAPATAVQTGQNGQYVFLVTADNTVEMQPVELDRTLGTMAIIRKGLKKGDVVVIDGQLRLIPGSRVEIKPPVGVVPQAEEAEGKLSHAEIP; encoded by the coding sequence ATGGAATCCACACCCCTCACTTTTAAAAAGCTTCCTTTTTCTTTTTACGATATGCATCTTTACCCGCCAGTTCTGGTCACGATTAGCTTAGCTGCTTTTTTAGCGGCTTGCTCACCCTCCAAGGATTCCGATGCCTCAGCCGACAAACGTCCGCCTCCAGCCGTACCAGTTGTAGCAGCAACCGTGGAGCAAAAGGCAGTTCCGGTGCAGTTAATGGCTATCGGCAATGTCCGAGCTAAATCCACAGTGGCGGTGAAACCACGGGTGACAGGGCAGATCGCCAAAGTGTTTTTCAATGAAGGCGAAGATGTTAAAGAAGGTGACATCCTGGCCAAATTAGATCCGGCACCTTTTGAAGTGGTGCTCGCGCAAGCCAAAGCACGACTGGCCCAGGCGCAAACCCAGGCCGATATCGCAAAAAAACAGGCAGATCGATACGCCAATCTATCCCAAAGCGGAGGTGTTTCCCGTGAGGAGGTGGACAACTTTAAAAGCAGTGCAGATGCAGCGAGGTCAAACACCGAAGCCGCCGCAGCGATGGTCAAGGAGGCCGAGCTTCAGCTCAGTTTTTGCACCGTTTTATCGCCAATCACTGGCCGTGCAGGACGGCGGGCGGTCGATGCGGGAAATGTGGTCAAAGCGGACGAAACCGACTTGGTGGTCATCAATCAACTCCGCCCTATCGAGGTGATTTTTTCCGTGCCTGAGCAGCATTTCACGGACATTCAAAGCTACATGAGCCGGGGTGAACTCAAGGTCACGATCACGCCGAGCGGGAGCACAGCCAAAGAAATTCCAGGGGTACTTTCATTCGTAGACAATGCCATCAAACCCACCACAGGCACGCTGGAGGTGAAGGCCACGATGCCGAATGAGGATTTGGCCCTGTGGCCAGGCCAGTATGGTGAAATTGCCCTGACCCTGACCACCCAGGCGGATGCGATCGTGGCCCCCGCCACGGCTGTACAAACCGGCCAAAATGGCCAGTATGTTTTTCTTGTTACAGCAGACAACACCGTTGAGATGCAGCCAGTGGAACTTGACCGCACGTTGGGCACCATGGCAATCATCCGCAAGGGGCTCAAAAAGGGAGATGTCGTGGTCATTGATGGCCAGTTGCGGCTCATTCCTGGCAGCAGGGTGGAAATCAAACCACCGGTGGGCGTCGTTCCACAGGCTGAAGAAGCAGAAGGAAAACTGTCCCACGCTGAAATCCCATGA
- a CDS encoding 6-phosphofructokinase: protein MTSFPDSPVAVLCSGGDAPGMNAFLRAIVRLGLNRHHVPVLGIRDGYRGLVRAAKLVNGESGELVRLKQEITAHAGNRGLIDAQQCIIQMDHASVSGIMGKGGTILGSARCMDFHKPEVRRGAIDLLEKLGVKALVVVGGDGSLTGARLLAEESSLRVIGVPATIDNDLQFTEMALGVDTAVHTLVWAVDHFIDTARSHRRVMVLETMGRESGDLARMAALASGAEMVITPESGPLTEQAMMSYAEEIEGAMTRGRGHAIVLIAEGVQFDPPQTRNGAYVLRDAFQKYFQREGAPFQDLEVRPSVLGHLQRGGHSTPGDCILAARFAEEAWKAILDPAGANGITALQHNKVQIVPFGCEDLPERALHSQAMDRLHDDLSSW, encoded by the coding sequence ATGACTTCTTTCCCTGACAGTCCCGTAGCCGTCCTTTGCAGTGGCGGTGATGCTCCCGGCATGAATGCCTTCCTTCGCGCCATCGTGCGTTTGGGGCTAAATCGTCATCACGTCCCGGTTCTCGGGATCCGGGATGGCTACCGTGGCTTGGTCCGCGCGGCCAAACTGGTGAACGGAGAATCCGGAGAACTGGTGAGACTGAAGCAAGAAATCACCGCGCATGCCGGAAACCGCGGCCTGATCGACGCGCAGCAATGCATCATCCAGATGGATCACGCGAGCGTCAGCGGCATCATGGGGAAGGGGGGCACGATCCTAGGCTCCGCCCGGTGCATGGATTTTCATAAGCCCGAAGTCCGTCGCGGTGCCATTGACCTGCTCGAAAAACTCGGTGTCAAAGCCCTCGTTGTCGTCGGAGGAGACGGCTCCCTAACCGGAGCGCGCTTGCTGGCCGAAGAAAGCAGCCTGCGGGTCATCGGCGTGCCCGCCACCATTGATAATGACCTCCAGTTTACAGAAATGGCTTTGGGGGTGGATACGGCTGTTCACACCCTGGTGTGGGCAGTGGACCATTTCATTGATACAGCTCGCAGCCACCGCCGCGTGATGGTGCTGGAAACGATGGGCCGTGAAAGCGGTGACCTGGCCCGCATGGCTGCTCTGGCATCCGGTGCGGAAATGGTCATCACGCCTGAGAGCGGTCCGCTGACTGAGCAGGCCATGATGAGCTATGCGGAAGAGATTGAGGGTGCCATGACCCGTGGGCGTGGTCATGCCATCGTGCTGATCGCTGAAGGCGTCCAGTTTGACCCTCCTCAGACCCGCAATGGCGCCTATGTCCTGCGGGATGCTTTTCAGAAATACTTCCAGCGTGAAGGTGCTCCTTTCCAGGATCTCGAGGTGCGTCCTTCCGTCCTGGGTCACCTTCAGCGCGGTGGCCATTCCACTCCAGGGGATTGCATCCTTGCCGCCCGTTTTGCGGAAGAAGCCTGGAAAGCCATTCTGGATCCTGCCGGGGCCAATGGCATCACGGCCTTGCAGCACAACAAGGTCCAGATCGTCCCGTTTGGCTGTGAAGACCTGCCTGAGCGTGCCCTGCATTCCCAGGCCATGGATCGTCTTCATGACGACCTAAGCTCCTGGTGA
- a CDS encoding DUF4032 domain-containing protein produces the protein MPAIPANAYIEFKAELEQILRHKWLMSEKENRDIGFERALNEWAQRHRGEWRCERNKKMSRTKG, from the coding sequence ATGCCAGCCATCCCAGCGAATGCCTACATCGAGTTCAAAGCCGAACTCGAGCAGATCCTGCGCCACAAGTGGCTGATGAGTGAAAAAGAGAATCGCGACATCGGCTTCGAGCGAGCGCTCAACGAATGGGCACAACGCCACCGTGGAGAGTGGAGATGCGAGCGAAATAAAAAGATGAGTCGCACGAAGGGATAG
- a CDS encoding histidinol-phosphatase HisJ family protein produces the protein MSKTHPNKSKAAKKLASASKPTGKTAAKKAAVKAPSKKTAAKSASTPKTVTKKQTAKKAPVAQKAPAKKAPPVIKKVAAKNAVPVKKAVVGKKTAPVKKSAPTKKAAPQAKKAAAPPLPAAKKQVAKPASTKAAAPAKPAIAPVESAKPVVPSTSNLPTAPTPVAKSSAKTTAKQAPAVVIQEPIAPPKPPVISDEKPVANKSGALFFDSHMHTPLCKHAAGEPEEYAAQGLKSGLKGIIFTCHCPMPDGFWPSVRMSDSEFDTYVSIVDRAAQAYRGKLDVCLGLESEFFPGHEKWIENLHKRADFDYILGGLHWQSKDYLAKFETGTIENFRRSYFEHLAQSAESGLYDCLAHPDLVKNYHPDSWCFAIIKNTVTTVLDRIAKTGVAMELNSSGLNKSYSEMNPGNEMLRMMAERKIPIVIGSDAHKPSRVGEHFITALNNLSESGYEEVSYFQKRQRIDLKISDVLASIRKAIDNNS, from the coding sequence GTGAGCAAGACCCACCCAAACAAGTCCAAAGCGGCGAAAAAACTGGCCTCAGCCAGCAAGCCTACAGGGAAAACAGCAGCCAAGAAAGCCGCTGTAAAAGCACCTTCAAAGAAAACGGCTGCTAAATCCGCTTCCACGCCCAAGACCGTTACCAAAAAGCAAACTGCCAAAAAGGCTCCTGTCGCCCAGAAAGCACCTGCCAAAAAAGCACCGCCTGTAATAAAAAAGGTAGCCGCCAAGAATGCCGTCCCAGTCAAAAAAGCTGTGGTTGGAAAAAAAACGGCTCCCGTCAAAAAGTCCGCGCCCACGAAAAAAGCGGCTCCTCAGGCAAAGAAAGCTGCCGCCCCACCGCTGCCGGCCGCAAAAAAGCAAGTCGCTAAACCCGCCTCCACTAAAGCGGCTGCACCCGCCAAGCCAGCCATCGCTCCTGTTGAAAGTGCCAAGCCTGTAGTTCCGTCAACTTCCAATCTCCCAACTGCGCCCACTCCTGTCGCTAAAAGCTCTGCCAAAACCACGGCTAAGCAGGCTCCGGCTGTTGTCATCCAGGAGCCCATTGCTCCCCCTAAACCCCCCGTGATCTCGGATGAAAAGCCGGTTGCTAACAAATCGGGGGCGCTGTTTTTCGATTCACACATGCACACTCCGCTGTGCAAACATGCCGCTGGCGAACCTGAAGAATACGCAGCCCAGGGTCTGAAATCCGGCCTCAAAGGCATCATCTTTACCTGCCACTGCCCGATGCCTGATGGTTTTTGGCCCAGCGTTAGAATGTCCGATAGCGAATTCGATACCTACGTTTCCATCGTGGATCGTGCGGCCCAGGCCTATCGCGGGAAACTGGATGTCTGTCTGGGACTTGAAAGCGAGTTCTTTCCTGGTCATGAAAAGTGGATCGAGAATCTCCACAAACGCGCAGATTTTGATTACATCCTCGGCGGTCTGCATTGGCAGTCGAAAGATTACCTGGCCAAGTTCGAGACAGGCACCATCGAAAACTTCCGCCGCAGTTATTTCGAGCATTTGGCCCAGAGCGCCGAAAGCGGTCTGTATGATTGCCTCGCGCACCCAGATTTGGTGAAAAACTATCACCCGGATTCCTGGTGCTTCGCCATCATCAAAAACACGGTGACAACCGTCCTGGATCGCATTGCGAAAACCGGTGTTGCGATGGAACTGAATTCATCGGGTCTCAACAAGAGCTACTCCGAGATGAATCCCGGAAATGAAATGCTGCGCATGATGGCCGAGCGTAAAATCCCGATCGTTATCGGCAGCGATGCCCACAAGCCTTCACGCGTGGGGGAACACTTCATCACCGCATTGAATAACTTGAGTGAGTCAGGCTACGAAGAGGTCAGTTATTTCCAAAAGCGGCAGCGTATTGATCTGAAGATCAGTGATGTTCTCGCCAGCATTCGGAAAGCAATTGATAACAACTCCTGA
- a CDS encoding SAM-dependent methyltransferase, with the protein MSGASPFSAFMAQALYDPERGYYSRQIKTVGKRGDFSTSATLSPDFAAAVANWLKSESSLQTNVRHVIEIGAGSGVLMESVKRSLGWWKRRQFHWHVVETSEVLQKQQKLLLGDSVTWHKNLKAALETCEGKAFLYHNELLDAFPVMLLQWQEGLWQEVHITPAGREISLPLEWDETMRAPFTALQAWPGKAARQRIEIHAAVRNWMLEWAPAWKQGAMLTVDYGDVFPALYYRRPVGTLRGYLHQQRLEGEAVYMNPGRQDITADINFSDYRNWAAELNWKEISYGNQSVFIQTYLKKLSPHPATAFIMDLHGAGEAFKYLIHRPG; encoded by the coding sequence ATGTCCGGCGCATCACCCTTTTCCGCTTTCATGGCTCAAGCTTTGTATGATCCTGAACGTGGTTACTACTCGCGCCAGATCAAGACCGTGGGCAAAAGAGGGGACTTTTCCACTTCAGCGACTTTGTCCCCAGATTTTGCAGCAGCCGTGGCGAACTGGCTAAAAAGCGAATCTTCTTTGCAGACCAATGTGCGGCATGTCATCGAAATTGGGGCAGGCAGCGGGGTGCTCATGGAAAGCGTAAAACGAAGCCTCGGGTGGTGGAAAAGGCGGCAGTTTCACTGGCATGTGGTTGAAACTTCTGAAGTTTTACAAAAGCAGCAAAAGCTCCTTTTAGGCGACTCCGTCACCTGGCATAAAAATTTAAAGGCAGCTTTGGAGACCTGTGAAGGCAAGGCATTCCTTTACCACAATGAACTGCTGGATGCGTTTCCTGTGATGCTCCTTCAATGGCAAGAGGGTTTATGGCAAGAAGTCCACATTACCCCTGCTGGAAGAGAAATATCCCTCCCCCTGGAATGGGACGAAACGATGCGTGCACCTTTCACCGCGCTCCAAGCTTGGCCTGGCAAAGCTGCTCGGCAACGCATCGAGATCCATGCGGCCGTGCGTAACTGGATGCTGGAGTGGGCTCCTGCCTGGAAGCAAGGAGCAATGCTGACAGTAGATTATGGAGATGTATTCCCTGCCCTCTATTACCGGAGGCCTGTCGGTACCCTGAGAGGTTATTTGCACCAGCAACGACTGGAAGGAGAGGCTGTTTATATGAATCCCGGGCGGCAAGACATTACTGCTGATATAAACTTCAGCGACTACCGAAACTGGGCTGCGGAGCTAAATTGGAAAGAGATCTCTTATGGAAACCAATCAGTCTTTATACAGACTTATCTAAAGAAATTATCACCACATCCAGCGACTGCCTTTATCATGGATCTACATGGCGCAGGGGAAGCTTTCAAATATCTGATCCACAGGCCTGGGTGA